Genomic segment of Octadecabacter arcticus 238:
CAGATTGCCGATGCGCGGGCAATTATTATGGAACATTCTGAACAAGCGTCAGAAAAGGTCACGCATTTTCAGGGGGCTGCGGAACAGAGCGGCAAGATCGATCTGCAACGCCGCGTCTGGAACCTGCTTGCCAAGGGGGATGTTTTCTCGGATATGGCCGCACATCCGGTCTTGATGGATATCCTGCGCAAATTTCTTGGCACCGAATTTATCATGGGGTCCATCGCCGCGAACCGCATCTTGCCCGGCGGGCCAGGGCAGGAACCGCATGTGGATTACCCATACTGGGACTATCACAAGCCGGAATCGCACCCCATCGGGTTCAACTGCTCCTTCCCGATGAACGCACAAGTGTCCGTCATTCTTGATCCGTTTACCGTTGAAAGCGGCGCAACTGGTTACATGCCCGGAAGCCAGAAAGAATTGCGTTACCCAACCGCAGAGGACAAGTTTTATGACACCTGCTCCCAGATGATTGGCGAACCGGGCGATGTGGTGCTGTTTTATGGCGTCACGTGGCACTGCGCGATGCCCAACAAATCTGACCACGACCGCAATGCTGTCCTGATCCAGTACTTACCCAAATGGGTGAAGCCGATGGAAGACATGCCTGCAGCGTTGCCGCAATCGTTCATTGACGCTGCAAGCCCAGATATCCGTCAACTTTTGGGCCTGAATTACCCCTATCCTGAGGTCTTGGACGCTGCCAAAGCTGGCAACACGGAGGGTCGTAAATGAACGCCATCGACGGCATCAAAGCGGGGCGGTTCATTGTTGTGGGGCGGGTCGGAATGGACCTGTCACCAACCCATCAAGCGCGCATCGAAGACGCCGCTGAAATGACTGTGGCCATGGGCGGGTCATCCGCCAATATCGCCGCTGGCTTGGTCAAACTCGGCTTGTCGGCGGATTTGCTGACCTGCGTGTCTGATGACGCTGTCGGGCGTTACTGCTTGACCCAATTGGATAACTACGGTGTTGGTCGCAGCCATGTGCGCACCATTCAAGGCGAAGAGCGCACATCGCTCGCCGTGTATGAAACCCGCGTGGAAGACCACCAATCGGTGATCTATCGCAACAACGCTGCTGATTTCCAGATAACGGTGGCGGACGTTGAAGGCGTGGATTACAGTCAGTTTTCCGCCCTGATCACGGCTGGGACGGTGTTTGCCGCAGACCCGTCCCGCGAGGCGGCGTTTCGCGCGTTTGAACTTGCCAAGGCCGCGGGCATCCCGATCATTTTCGATGTCGATTATCGCCCTTATTCATGGCCCTCTGCGGCTGTTGCCGCCGACGTATTGTCGCGTGCAGGGGCGCTGTCGGACGTGATCGTCGGCAACGACGAAGAATTTGGCTTCATGGCGGGCCACATCGACAAAGGACTGGACAAAGCCCGCGAACTGGCCACGACCAGCGCGCAAATTGTCGTCTACAAGATGGGCCAGAACGGGGCCGTCACCTTTGCCGATGGGGTCGAAATCCCCACCGGCATCTACCCCGTCGATGCAATCAAACCGACAGGCGCGGGCGACAGTTTTATGGCTGGCTTTCTGGCGGCGCTGGCGCAAGGACGCCCCATGCGCGACGCCATCCTGCGCGGCTCTGCCTGTGCGTCAATCGTCGTCGCACAACCTGGCTGCGCCCCCGCAATGCCTGATACCGACCAACTTGAAATGTTCCTCCTCGACCATCCCGGACACACCTGATTAAGGACGACGCAATGCACATCGCCCCCCATGACAACCAAAATAAACCAATCGTTGATGCAGATGATCCAACGGTGCCGCTGAACTATTTCAACATCGTAAAGTTGAAGAGCGGTGAGGCGTTTGAATACCAAGTGCCCGGCTATGAAACCTGCATCGTACCAGCCACCGGCACCGTGCATGTGGACGTCGAAGGTGTGCACTTCGCCTCCTTAGGCAATCGCGGCACAGACGTTTGGGACGGAGAGCCCGAAGGAGTCTATGCGCCCGTCGGTGCCAAGGTCACGATTGTGACCGGGAACGACACTGAGGTCTTCATCGCAGGGGCGCGCTACGACAAAGTTCTCGACCCGTTCGATGTCCGCGTTGGCGGCATCGACAAAGTGCAATACGGGTCCGACGACACGAAAACCCACCGTAAAATCAAACACATCCTTGGCCAACAGCAGCACGACAAGGTTGGCCGTCTGCTCGTGTCGGAACTGTTCACCGTCGGTCAAGGCGGCTGGTCAGGATTTCCCGCCCACAAGCACGACACAGACCGCAAAGACGACGCAGGCAACATCATTGAGACCCGCCACGACGAGACATATAATTTCCGCTTTCGCCCAAATCACGGGTCGGGCGTGCAGATCTTACAGCGGACCGAAGGCGAGACAGGCGATGCCTATCAACTGATGGATCGGTCAACCATTTGCATCGACAACGGCTATCACCCCTGCGCCGTCATGCCGGGATATGAGATGTATTATTTCACCATTTTGGGCGGACTATCACAGCGCAGTCTGGTGCAGTTTTTCCAACCAACCCATGCCTATCAGGTCGAAACCATTCCCGGCATCAAAGACATGGTGGCGAAGTTTAAATGACTCTGGCAACGCTTAGGGATGTGCTCCAGCCCGCGATGACGGGCGGCTACGCTGTCGCCGGTCTGGTTACACTTGGCTGGGAAGATATGCGCGCCTACGTCGCCGCTGCAGAGGCTGAGAACTGTCCGGTGATCTTGCAGGCTGGACCGGGATGTCGTGAACACACACCGCTGCCGATCTTGGGCAAGATGATGCGCCACTTGGCCGAACGCGCATCGGTGCCCGTTGTCGCACATTTGGACCACGGATATACATTTGAAGAGTGCCGCGAGGCGCTAGAGTCTGGTTTCACATCGCTTATGTTTGACGGATCGCGCAAACCGTTGCAGCAAAACATCGACGAAACCGCAGCGATTGCTGAAATGGCCCATGCAGCGGGCATTTCGTGTGAAGGTGAGATTGGCTTTGTCGGCTATTCCGGTGGTGAAAATTCGGCCGGAACCGACCCCGCAGAGGCGGCACAATTTGCCGCCGAAACCGGCGTCGATGCCATGGCGATTTCCGTCGGCAACGTTCATTTGCAAACCGACAAGGATGGTGGCCTCGATGAGCCGCAAATCCGCGCGATTGAAGCCGTCACAGATATTCCCTTGGTCATTCACGGCGGATCAGGGGTCCCGATTGCGCAACGCACTTCCCTCGCGCGCGGATCAAATGTGTGCAAATTTAACATTGGAACTGAATTACGAATGGCTTTCGGTGCTGCATTGCGTGCGTCGGTGAACAGTAACGCAGATCGCTTTGATCGCGTGCAAATCCTCAAAGACACGCATGACCCGCTGGTCACTGCAACCCGCGGCGTGCTGCGGGCATTTATGGCAAAGGACAACTGATATGGTGCGGATCGGAATTTTGGGCTGCGGACGGATCGGGCAAGTCCACGCAGGCACGCTGCGCAATATGGACAGCGCGACGGTCGTGGCTGTGTCGGATTTCATGCCCGCGGCGGCCGAACGCTTGGCAAAAATATGCAACGCAGATGTGCGCACGACGGATGACATCATCAACAGCACCGACATCGACGCGGTGATCATCGGCACGCCGACAGACACGCATTTCGACATTATCCAAGCGGCGGCCAAGGCTGGCAAAGCGATCTTTTGCGAAAAGCCTGTCGATATGTCGGCGGACAACATCCGCAAGCTAATCTCGGTTGTGACATCATCGGGCGTCGCATTCTTCACCGCGTTCAACCGCCGTTTTGACCCCAACTTTGCCAATGTGCAAAAGTGCATCGTTGCGGGTGAAATCGGAAGCGTTGAGATCGTTACGATCCTGTCGCGCGACCCCTCCCCACCACCAATCAGCTACATCAAATCATCGGGCGGAATTTTTCGCGATATGATGATCCACGACTTTGACATGGCGCGTTTCCTGCTCGGGGAGGACCCGATCAGCGTGTTTGCAGTTGGATCAGCCTTGGTCGATCCAGCAATCGGAGAGGCCGGCGATGTCGACACCGCTGCCGTGACCCTGACCACGGCGTCAGGCAAAATTTGCCAGATCAGCAACTCACGCCGCGCCACCTATGGGTATGATCAGCGCATCGAGGTACATGGGTCTGGCGGCATGTTAAGGGCGGCAAATGTGTTGGAAAACACCGTGGATGTGGCAACAGCAGAGGGATTCCGCGCAGCCCCAACGATGAACTTTTTCCTGGAACGCTACGAGGCCGCCTACCGCATCGAAATGCAGACTTTCGTGGCCCATCTGGGCGACAAATCCATCGCCATTCCAGGCATTGAAGACGGGCTTCGTGCACAAGTCATGGCAGACGGCGCTGCAAAATCACTGGAAACCGGTCTGCCTGTCAGCCTTGACTTCTAACCTACCGATCTGGGTCGTTGCCGTCTAAGGTTGGCCACATGAACATCCTCTACATCATGTTTGATCAACTGCGGTTCGACTATCTGGGCTGTGCCGGACACCCGACGCTCAAGACTCCGAATATCGACCGGATTGCCGCGATGGGCGTGCGTTTCAGCAATGCCTACACCCAATCGCCCGTGTGCGGCGCCGCGCGAATGTCGGCCTATACGGGGCGCTATTTCAGCAGCCACGGCGCGCAATGGAACGGCCACCCCTTGCGCGTCGGCGAACCCACGTTAGGCGACCACTTGCGCGATATTGACGTGGGCTGCTGGCTGATCGGCAAGACCCACATGAACGCAGATGCGGCAGGCATGGCGCGGTTGGGGCTGGCGCCGGACAGCATTATCGGCGCACGACAGGCAGAATGCGGGTTTGACGTCTGGTGTCGTGATGACGGGCTTTGGGCGCAGGGACCGGACGGATTTTATGACCGCAAGCGCAGCCCGTATAACGAATTCCTCAAATCCAAGGGCTATGGTGGCAACAGCCCTTGGGCGGATTTTGCCAACGCAGGATCGAACGGTGATGACATGGCAAGCGGTTGGTTCATGACCAATGCCGCCAAGCCCGCGAACATCGCCGAACATCGCCGAACAAGACAGCGAAACGCCGTGGCTGACCACCCAAGCGATTGAATTTATGGAACAAGCAACAGGCAACTGGTGCGCCCATATCAGCTACATCAAACCCCATTGGCCCTACATCGTGCCCGCGCCCTATCACGATATGTACAGCGTCAAAGACATCAAACCCGTGGTGCGCAGCGATGGTGAGCGGGCCGACCCGCACCCGATTTATGGCGCGTTCATGCAAGGTCGCGTCGGCCAAACGTTCAGCCGCGACGACGTGCGCAACACCGTCGTGCCCGCCTACATGGGGCTGATCAAACAATGCGACAACCAGATCGGGCGTCTGCTGGCGTATCTGGAAGGCGCGGGCACTTTGGACGACACGATGATCATCCTCACGTCGGATCATGGTGATTATTTGGGCGATCATTGGATGGGTGAAAAGGATCTGTTTCATGCGCCCTCCGTGAAGGTCCCGTTGATTATCTACGACCCTCGCGGCAGCGCCAACAGCACCCGCGCAACCACTTGCGATGCCTTGGTTGAGGCGATCGACGTCACCGCAAGCATCATCGACGCATCCGGTGGAGAGGTTCCCGAACACATCGTTGAGGGGCGATCATTGCTGCCCTATCTTGCGGGGCGCGTGCCAGACACTGCGCGCACCTTTGCGATCAGTGAATATGATTATTCCAAACATCCGGTCTGTAGCGCCTTGCGCACCGCGCCACGCGATGCGCGTCTGTTCATGGTCGCAACCCACAACTGGAAACTGATCCACGCGGAAGGCGGTTTTCCCCCGATGTTGTTCGACCTCACCAATGATCCTGATGAGCTTTGCGATCTTGGGCTTGATCCGGCCTACGCAGTCCAACGCGGCGCGCTTTACAAACATCTACACGCGTGGGGCCTACGCATGTCCCAGCGCATCACGATTTCGGATGCTGATATCGTGCATCAACGCGAACGTGGTGGCGACACAGGCGTCATTCTGGGCGTGTATTACCAAGATGAGGTCGATGCGCATGAAGCCGCAGCATATGTGGGAAAGGTCCCGCCGCGCCGTTAAGTGACGCGACCCTTGGCTTTGTATGCCGGATCATCCCAAAGCCGATTGTCCAGCACATCGGCCAGAATATCCACCGCACCAATGACATCGGCCTCGTCGATATACAGCGGCGTAAACCCGAACCGGATCAGGTTTGGCGCGCGGAAATCACCAATGACGTTGCGGGCAATCAGCGCCTGCATCACGGCATAGCCGTTGTCGGACGCGAACGACACTTGGCTGCCGCGATCCGCCCCATTGCGCGGCGAAAACAACGTCAGCGACGGACAGCGCTTTTCGACCTGCTTGATGAACAAATCCGTCAGCCGGATCGACGCTGCGCGCACGTCGGCCATATCCACACCGTTCCAGACGGCCAGCGCGGATTCCAGCGCGGTTAATTGCAAGACAGGTGGCGTTCCAACGCGCATCCGTTCAATCCCCATAGCGGGGCGATAGGTCTGTTCAAACGCAAACGGCGCATCGTGGCCAAGCCATCCGGACAGCGCCGGTTTGATGGATTCGATCACGTCAGGGCGCACGTAAATAAACGCAGGCGCACCCGGCCCGCCGTTAAGATATTTGTACGTGCAACCGACAGCGAATTCACAATTACAGGCTGCGAGATCAACGGGAACAGCCCCTGCCGAATGTGCCAAGTCCCATATCATCACCGCGCCTGCGTCGTGCGCTTTTGCGGTGATTGCGGCCATATCGTGCATCCGGCCCGACCGATAATCCACCTGCGTGATCATCACTGCAGCGACGTCATCTGTTATGGCGTCCATCACGTCAAGCGGGTCCACGATACGCAGTTCATGACCTTGATCCAGCTGTGCAATCAGCCCCTGTGCCATGTATAAATCAGACGGGAAATTACCGCTGTCAGACAGGATCACGCTGCGATCAGGGCGCATCTGCACGGCCGCCGACAGCGCCTGATAGACCTTCACCGACAAGGTATCGCCCATGGTCACTGAACTGTCGGGCGCGCCAATCAGCTTTCCAACCATATTGCCAATCCGCATCGGCTGGCCCATCCAATCATCGACATTCCAACCTTTGATCAGATGCGCCCCCCATTGATCCGTGACCATAGACGAAAGCGCGGCGTTCACCGATTTAGGCAACGGTCCCAATGAGTTACCATCGAGGTAGATCATGCCGTCTGGCAATTCGAACAGGTCTTTGCGGGGCAATGTCACGTTGGTCATCTGTTGGGCGTCCTTTGATGTGTTGGGACGTCTCTACCTCACCCTCGCATCAGCGAATAGTCAGGATTGTACGGGCTGGGTGCAATGACTTGCGCCGCAACGCTGGTGCCACAAAGGTCGAGTTCAACGACCATTCCAATGTTCGCAAATTCCGGAACGACGAAAGCATAGGCAAGGTTCATCCCCGTGCGATGCCCCCATTCGCCCGACGTCACAGTGCCCACGACTTCCCGACCAAACATGACGGATGCGCCACCATGTGCGGCCGCGCTGTCATGGTCTACGTGCAACGTAACAAGACGCTTTGCTGGCGTTTTGCGTTCTAGCAAGGCATCACGGCCGACGAAATCGCCCTTATCCATCTTCACGAACCGATCCAAGCCCGTCTCAAACGGGTCGAATTCAGTTAAGATATCTGCCTTCCAATGCAAGAACCCTTTTTCCAGCCGCATGGAATCCACCGCCAAAGCACCAAAGATTTTCATGCCATGCGCCTCGCCTGCTTCGCGCAAAGCCGTGTAGGCCGCATAAAGCGATGCGTTGGGCACGTGGATTTCATAGGCCAATTCACCCGAAAAGCTGACGCCCAGCACAGTGGCTGGCGCGAACCCAATGAAACATTCGCGCGCTGACAGCCACGGGAATGCCTCTTTGGACCAATCATCACGGCTGACCGCGGATATGACATCGCGTGCCTTTGGCCCTGCAATCACCAGAATGGTCTGATCATTGGTCAACGACTTGATCTGCACTTCCTCATTCGCGCCGATGTGCATCTGCAACCAATCCATGTCGTGGAATTCCGCCGCCGCCGCCGACCCGTACCAGACCCGTGCGGGCCCACGGTCCGTTGCGGGCAGGTTGGCAACCGTGGCTTCGGCTTTCAACATGCCGTGGTCGTTCAGCAGGTATCCAAGACCAACGCGGCCGTCTTTCTTGGTCACGCGACCACAGATCATCCGGTCAAGGAAGCTGTGACGATCCTCGCCAGTGATCTCGAAACGGTTGAACCCGTTGACCTCGCAGATGCCGACACCGTTTTGCACGGCGGCGACCTCATGCGCCACAAGCGGGTAACTTTCGTCAAATTTGAAGCCGTAGGTAACGTGGAAGTCTGAATCAGGCTTCATATATTCAACCCGTTCCCAACCGTTCACGACCGCAAATTCCGCGCCCTCGGCCTTAAAAATAGGTGTCAAAGGCGTGGTTTTGGCCCCACGACCTGCGGGGCGGTGTTCGTTGGGGAAATGAAAGCGGAATTCGTTCTGGTAATCTTCAATCGATTTCAGCGCCGTCAGTTCGACGTTGGTGTGGCCGGTAAAACGACGCGGATCGATGCACCATGTGTCATAGCACGCCTCGCCATGAACAATCTGTTGCGCCAGCATCCAGCCGTGGCCACCGCCCTCCCCTAGGCCGGCCCGCAACCCGATGATACAAAACGCATTGCGCTTACCGGGGATCGGGCCAACCAAGGGTGCGCCGTCAATTGTGTAGGTGATCGGGCCATTGACGATGTTTTTGATGCCGACATCCATCAGGCACGGCATGCGTTCGAACGCGCCTTCCAGCACATCCATGACGCGGTCCAGATCATCGGGGCACAGCGCATTGACGAAATGCGGGTCGATTCCGTCAATGCCCCATGTTTTGCAGTCTTGTTCATAAAATCCCACGAGCAGACCGTTCTTTTCCTGACGGCAATAGTAGTCTGAAATCGGGCAGCGCAGCAGTGGCATGCGTTTGTCTGACTCGACAATCGCGGGGATGTCTTCGGTCACCATATACTGGTGTTCCATCGATGCAACGGGGTGGTGAACGCCCATCATCGCGCCGACCTCGTTGACGCGGTAGCCACAGGCGTTTATCACGACCTCACAGGCGATATCGCCCTTGTCTGTGTGCACGATCCAGCTGTCATCCTTAAGCTGCGTTAACCCGGTTACAGGCGTGTTCCGGTAGACCTCTGCGCCTGCCTTGCGCGCGCGACGCGCCAGCGCCTGACACAAAGATGCGGGATCAATGTCGCCGTCATTGGCATCCCATAAGCCGCCCAACAAGTTGTCCGTAGAAATCAGCGGGTGGCGCCGCGCGCATTCCTCAGCATCCAGAATCTCGAACTCGACGTCCATACCCCGTGCCATCGACCCAAAGTGACGGTAGCCATCCATCTGCGCTTCGGTGTTGGCCAGCCGGATGCCGCCGTCGCCGTGATTGTAGCTGACAGGATAATCCGGATCATCGCGCAATTCTTTGTACAGATTGATCGAATGGGTCTTCAGCCCCACCATCGTCTGGTTCATGCCGAAATTCGTGACTTGGGCGGCGGAATGCCATGTGGTTCCGCTGGTCAGCTCATTGCGTTCGACCAGAACCACATCCGTCCAGCCTTCTTGGGTTAGGTGATACAGGGTTGAACAGCCGGCGATGCCGCCGCCAATAACAACAGCTTTAGTCTGGGTTTTCATGGTGTGTCCTTCGCAAACTGCACAGCAAATCTGAGCAGATTTCGAGGAGACGCGCAATCATGCAAGATTGCGAAAAATCTATGATTTCGATTTAGTGAAGTATCTGGAATCCGTCGCGCAGAAAGGGCAATCGCGCCGCCGCTGTCTGCAGAATACGTCCCTCAAGGCAGATGCGGATATCCTCAGCCATCTGGCGCGGCAAATCCCCTAGCGCACCCCTGCGCGCATGCAGCGCAAGACGGCGTGAAAAGGCCGCAACAGGCAACGGATGCGCCACCACCAAATCCCCCGCACGCGGTGTGCCAAAATAGGCCAGCGCAGTGGTGATCGCCCAACCACCCAGTTCCGCCGTCATCGCAAACAGCGCCTGATTGGTCGAAAACTCGACCCCCCGCGCGGGCTGTAGGCCGCTCCGGCGCAATTGCGCTTCGATTTGGCGACCGATCTGCAAATCCGTCGCATAGCGCACGAACGGCCGGGTTTTCAGGCGTTCCAAATTCGGCGCATCACCCATCTGCGGCGCTGTCACCAGAATAAACGGGTCGCGCAAAACCGGATGCTGTTCAACCCAATCGGCCTGCGCAACCGTATCCACCGCGAGCATCAAATCCACCGAACGCGTGCTAAGCGCTTCATGGTTTTCATGGCTCGCCCCACTGCTCAGCGCAAAGGCGATATTTGGAAACTTGCCCGTCAGTTTCAACAGCCACGGCGCGATCACCGTCGCATCCAATTCTTCAATCGACGCGATCCGCACGGACATTGGCGGCATTTGATCCGCCGTCATAAGCCGCGCCTTGGCCGCGCTGACATTATCCAATAACTGTTTTGCCGGATCAAGAAAAAGCGCGCCTGCGCGGGTCAACCGAAATTGCCGCGCAGACCGTTCGATCAACTTCGACCCAAGTGCCGCCTCAAGTGCCGCCTCAAGCGCCGCCTCAAGCGCCGCCAATTGCTGCGAAACTGACGACGGGCTGATCCCTAACCGATGCGCCGCCTTGGTCACCGATTGCGCCTCAACCGCCGCGACAAAGGTCTGCGCGGCGCGAAACGTAAAGGGGGGTGATTGATTTTCCATATCAGAATCAAGGTTTCTGTTTTCGTTCATCTTGTCCACGGCGTTTGCGTGAAAGCCCGCACAACGGGTATTTTAAACACGCATAAATCCGCCTATTTGACCGCTGCACAAGACGCGGAAATCCGCGCGGCGTTCACGGTTCTAGTCCGACCAACCCTTGACGTTCCCCCCCTAACGGACGAGCGTGCAGGTCGGAAATTAAAGGACGCCCCATGGCCAAACTGCACAAAAAAATCGTCCTCACAGGGGCCTGCGGGACCTTGGGAATGGAAATCCGCGCCACACTTGCCGCACTCACGGATCAATTGGTGTCGGTCGACATTGCGGAGGCCCCCAAAGTACTGCTGGAAAATGAGGTGTTCGTGCAGGCCGATTGCGCGAAGTTCGATGAAGTCCTGCCGCTGATGGAGGGTGCCAATATGGCCGTTCATTTCGCATCCATCCCTGATGAGCGCCCGTTCGAAGACCTGCTCGGCCCGAATTTCATGTCGTCCTATAACGTCTGGGAAGCGGGCCATCGCCACGGCGTTCAGCGGGTCATCTACGCATCCTCTGTCCATGCGGTTGGCATGCACGAAAACGCCGCTGGAATTGACGTAGATGCAGACCACGCGCCGGACACGTTTTACGGACTGGCGAAATGTTTTGCCGAAGACCTCGGCAAATTGTACTGGGCCAAACGCGGGATGGAATCGGTCCATCTGCGCATTTTCTCGTGTACCAAGGTGCCACAAAATGCGCGGGCTTTGCGCACATGGCTGAGCTACGATGACCTGCGCCAATTGGTCGATCGCGCTGTGACTGCAACCACAACAGGCTTTACCGTCATATTTGGTATTTCCAACAATGACCGCGCGCCGGTGAACAATGCCAAGGCGACATTCTTGGGGTTCCGGCCAAAAGACAACGCCGAAAACTGGGCCGACAGCCTGCTGGCGTCTGCGCCACCCGCCGACCCGTCGGATCGCGCACAAATGTATCTTGGCGGGCCATTCGCAACCGTGCCGTTGGGCGAAAGCGGTGTGGCGGGTATCAAAGCAATGGCAAGGGCCGC
This window contains:
- a CDS encoding phytanoyl-CoA dioxygenase family protein, with product MKSYTAQTATPDAIVDELLNGDGAVKISGLFTPEQIADARAIIMEHSEQASEKVTHFQGAAEQSGKIDLQRRVWNLLAKGDVFSDMAAHPVLMDILRKFLGTEFIMGSIAANRILPGGPGQEPHVDYPYWDYHKPESHPIGFNCSFPMNAQVSVILDPFTVESGATGYMPGSQKELRYPTAEDKFYDTCSQMIGEPGDVVLFYGVTWHCAMPNKSDHDRNAVLIQYLPKWVKPMEDMPAALPQSFIDAASPDIRQLLGLNYPYPEVLDAAKAGNTEGRK
- the iolC gene encoding 5-dehydro-2-deoxygluconokinase, whose protein sequence is MNAIDGIKAGRFIVVGRVGMDLSPTHQARIEDAAEMTVAMGGSSANIAAGLVKLGLSADLLTCVSDDAVGRYCLTQLDNYGVGRSHVRTIQGEERTSLAVYETRVEDHQSVIYRNNAADFQITVADVEGVDYSQFSALITAGTVFAADPSREAAFRAFELAKAAGIPIIFDVDYRPYSWPSAAVAADVLSRAGALSDVIVGNDEEFGFMAGHIDKGLDKARELATTSAQIVVYKMGQNGAVTFADGVEIPTGIYPVDAIKPTGAGDSFMAGFLAALAQGRPMRDAILRGSACASIVVAQPGCAPAMPDTDQLEMFLLDHPGHT
- a CDS encoding 5-deoxy-glucuronate isomerase — translated: MHIAPHDNQNKPIVDADDPTVPLNYFNIVKLKSGEAFEYQVPGYETCIVPATGTVHVDVEGVHFASLGNRGTDVWDGEPEGVYAPVGAKVTIVTGNDTEVFIAGARYDKVLDPFDVRVGGIDKVQYGSDDTKTHRKIKHILGQQQHDKVGRLLVSELFTVGQGGWSGFPAHKHDTDRKDDAGNIIETRHDETYNFRFRPNHGSGVQILQRTEGETGDAYQLMDRSTICIDNGYHPCAVMPGYEMYYFTILGGLSQRSLVQFFQPTHAYQVETIPGIKDMVAKFK
- a CDS encoding class II fructose-bisphosphate aldolase yields the protein MTLATLRDVLQPAMTGGYAVAGLVTLGWEDMRAYVAAAEAENCPVILQAGPGCREHTPLPILGKMMRHLAERASVPVVAHLDHGYTFEECREALESGFTSLMFDGSRKPLQQNIDETAAIAEMAHAAGISCEGEIGFVGYSGGENSAGTDPAEAAQFAAETGVDAMAISVGNVHLQTDKDGGLDEPQIRAIEAVTDIPLVIHGGSGVPIAQRTSLARGSNVCKFNIGTELRMAFGAALRASVNSNADRFDRVQILKDTHDPLVTATRGVLRAFMAKDN
- the iolG gene encoding inositol 2-dehydrogenase, which encodes MVRIGILGCGRIGQVHAGTLRNMDSATVVAVSDFMPAAAERLAKICNADVRTTDDIINSTDIDAVIIGTPTDTHFDIIQAAAKAGKAIFCEKPVDMSADNIRKLISVVTSSGVAFFTAFNRRFDPNFANVQKCIVAGEIGSVEIVTILSRDPSPPPISYIKSSGGIFRDMMIHDFDMARFLLGEDPISVFAVGSALVDPAIGEAGDVDTAAVTLTTASGKICQISNSRRATYGYDQRIEVHGSGGMLRAANVLENTVDVATAEGFRAAPTMNFFLERYEAAYRIEMQTFVAHLGDKSIAIPGIEDGLRAQVMADGAAKSLETGLPVSLDF
- the kynU gene encoding kynureninase, producing the protein MTNVTLPRKDLFELPDGMIYLDGNSLGPLPKSVNAALSSMVTDQWGAHLIKGWNVDDWMGQPMRIGNMVGKLIGAPDSSVTMGDTLSVKVYQALSAAVQMRPDRSVILSDSGNFPSDLYMAQGLIAQLDQGHELRIVDPLDVMDAITDDVAAVMITQVDYRSGRMHDMAAITAKAHDAGAVMIWDLAHSAGAVPVDLAACNCEFAVGCTYKYLNGGPGAPAFIYVRPDVIESIKPALSGWLGHDAPFAFEQTYRPAMGIERMRVGTPPVLQLTALESALAVWNGVDMADVRAASIRLTDLFIKQVEKRCPSLTLFSPRNGADRGSQVSFASDNGYAVMQALIARNVIGDFRAPNLIRFGFTPLYIDEADVIGAVDILADVLDNRLWDDPAYKAKGRVT
- a CDS encoding GcvT family protein, producing the protein MKTQTKAVVIGGGIAGCSTLYHLTQEGWTDVVLVERNELTSGTTWHSAAQVTNFGMNQTMVGLKTHSINLYKELRDDPDYPVSYNHGDGGIRLANTEAQMDGYRHFGSMARGMDVEFEILDAEECARRHPLISTDNLLGGLWDANDGDIDPASLCQALARRARKAGAEVYRNTPVTGLTQLKDDSWIVHTDKGDIACEVVINACGYRVNEVGAMMGVHHPVASMEHQYMVTEDIPAIVESDKRMPLLRCPISDYYCRQEKNGLLVGFYEQDCKTWGIDGIDPHFVNALCPDDLDRVMDVLEGAFERMPCLMDVGIKNIVNGPITYTIDGAPLVGPIPGKRNAFCIIGLRAGLGEGGGHGWMLAQQIVHGEACYDTWCIDPRRFTGHTNVELTALKSIEDYQNEFRFHFPNEHRPAGRGAKTTPLTPIFKAEGAEFAVVNGWERVEYMKPDSDFHVTYGFKFDESYPLVAHEVAAVQNGVGICEVNGFNRFEITGEDRHSFLDRMICGRVTKKDGRVGLGYLLNDHGMLKAEATVANLPATDRGPARVWYGSAAAAEFHDMDWLQMHIGANEEVQIKSLTNDQTILVIAGPKARDVISAVSRDDWSKEAFPWLSARECFIGFAPATVLGVSFSGELAYEIHVPNASLYAAYTALREAGEAHGMKIFGALAVDSMRLEKGFLHWKADILTEFDPFETGLDRFVKMDKGDFVGRDALLERKTPAKRLVTLHVDHDSAAAHGGASVMFGREVVGTVTSGEWGHRTGMNLAYAFVVPEFANIGMVVELDLCGTSVAAQVIAPSPYNPDYSLMRG
- a CDS encoding LysR family transcriptional regulator — encoded protein: MENQSPPFTFRAAQTFVAAVEAQSVTKAAHRLGISPSSVSQQLAALEAALEAALEAALGSKLIERSARQFRLTRAGALFLDPAKQLLDNVSAAKARLMTADQMPPMSVRIASIEELDATVIAPWLLKLTGKFPNIAFALSSGASHENHEALSTRSVDLMLAVDTVAQADWVEQHPVLRDPFILVTAPQMGDAPNLERLKTRPFVRYATDLQIGRQIEAQLRRSGLQPARGVEFSTNQALFAMTAELGGWAITTALAYFGTPRAGDLVVAHPLPVAAFSRRLALHARRGALGDLPRQMAEDIRICLEGRILQTAAARLPFLRDGFQILH
- a CDS encoding NAD-dependent epimerase/dehydratase family protein — encoded protein: MAKLHKKIVLTGACGTLGMEIRATLAALTDQLVSVDIAEAPKVLLENEVFVQADCAKFDEVLPLMEGANMAVHFASIPDERPFEDLLGPNFMSSYNVWEAGHRHGVQRVIYASSVHAVGMHENAAGIDVDADHAPDTFYGLAKCFAEDLGKLYWAKRGMESVHLRIFSCTKVPQNARALRTWLSYDDLRQLVDRAVTATTTGFTVIFGISNNDRAPVNNAKATFLGFRPKDNAENWADSLLASAPPADPSDRAQMYLGGPFATVPLGESGVAGIKAMARAAQTASDASTGTRTDAKKLPSFLTKKGMNP